Proteins encoded by one window of Arabidopsis thaliana chromosome 2, partial sequence:
- a CDS encoding Modifier of rudimentary (Mod(r)) protein (Modifier of rudimentary (Mod(r)) protein; CONTAINS InterPro DOMAIN/s: Modifier of rudimentary, Modr (InterPro:IPR009851); BEST Arabidopsis thaliana protein match is: Modifier of rudimentary (Mod(r)) protein (TAIR:AT3G53120.1); Has 73 Blast hits to 73 proteins in 17 species: Archae - 0; Bacteria - 0; Metazoa - 4; Fungi - 0; Plants - 66; Viruses - 0; Other Eukaryotes - 3 (source: NCBI BLink).), with translation MFNFWGSKEQQQGQSRPSPEASATPWYSPSLVTSPSSSRPQTSGQIPSHVSPGEAAGIIAILKDKSVDELRKLLSDKDAYQQFLHSLDQVTIQNNIREELRKETLHLARENLEKEPQIVELRNQNNPYIRACDCSREAQ, from the exons ATGTTCAATTTCTG GGGATCAAAAGAACAGCAACAAGGACAATCTCGTCCTTCTCCAGAAGCTTCTGCAACACCGTGGTATTCGCCGTCTCTTGTCACCTCTCCTAGCTCATCCCGGCCTCAAACCTCAGGGCAGATTCCATCACATGTTTCACCAGGTGAAGCCGCCGGCATTATTGCCattttaaaagacaaaag TGTGGATGAGCTTAGGAAGCTTCTCTCTGACAAGGATGCGTATCAACAGTTTCTGCACTCGCTTGACCAGGTCACTATTCAAAACAAT ATCAGAGAAGAGCTTCGCAAAGAAACGTTACATCTAGCTA GAGAAAACTTGGAGAAGGAACCACAGATAGTGGAGCTCAGAAACCAA AATAATCCGTACATCCGAGCTTGCGACTGCTCAAGAGAAGCTCAATGA
- the PAB7 gene encoding poly(A) binding protein 7 (poly(A) binding protein 7 (PAB7); CONTAINS InterPro DOMAIN/s: Polyadenylate-binding protein/Hyperplastic disc protein (InterPro:IPR002004), RNA recognition motif, RNP-1 (InterPro:IPR000504), Polyadenylate binding protein, human types 1, 2, 3, 4 (InterPro:IPR006515), Nucleotide-binding, alpha-beta plait (InterPro:IPR012677); BEST Arabidopsis thaliana protein match is: poly(A) binding protein 2 (TAIR:AT4G34110.1); Has 517049 Blast hits to 488607 proteins in 21541 species: Archae - 10464; Bacteria - 293370; Metazoa - 110143; Fungi - 18083; Plants - 34749; Viruses - 34404; Other Eukaryotes - 15836 (source: NCBI BLink).) has translation MATVHAALHAADASSSGSSSPVTASLYVGDLHPSVTEGILYDAFAEFKSLTSVRLCKDASSGRSLCYGYANFLSRQDANLAIEKKNNSLLNGKMIRVMWSVRAPDARRNGVGNVFVKNLPESVTNAVLQDMFKKFGNIVSCKVATLEDGKSRGYGFVQFEQEDAAHAAIQTLNSTIVADKEIYVGKFMKKTDRVKPEEKYTNLYMKNLDADVSEDLLREKFAEFGKIVSLAIAKDENRLCRGYAFVNFDNPEDARRAAETVNGTKFGSKCLYVGRAQKKAEREQLLREQFKEKHEEQKMIAKVSNIYVKNVNVAVTEEELRKHFSQCGTITSTKLMCDEKGKSKGFGFVCFSTPEEAIDAVKTFHGQMFHGKPLYVAIAQKKEDRKMQLQVQFGNRVEARKSSSSASVNPGTYAPLYYTNTHPGMVYQSYPLMWKSANMIGSSYPNSEAVTYPPMVANAPSKNRQNRIGKLDRNAVSYVPNVYQSTQMLPLSRDFSKQQHSRTYGRGKEMKKSIQQRQSETVGMEMQLLGELLHPLVEKLEPQLANKITGMLLEMDKSELLLLLKSPEDLAVRVDEAFEVLKSSKTNLTAPNTHRSDYLASGIAGVSIK, from the exons ATGGCGACTGTTCATGCTGCATTACATGCGGcggatgcttcttcttcgggATCGAGTTCTCCAGTGACGGCGTCGTTATATGTCGGAGACTTACACCCTTCCGTCACCGAAGGTATACTCTACGACGCGTTCGCCGAGTTCAAGAGCTTAACTTCTGTTCGTCTCTGTAAAGACGCTTCGTCTGGTCGCTCTCTCTGTTATGGCTACGCTAACTTTCTCTCGCGTCAAGACG CTAACCTTGccattgagaaaaaaaataacagtttGTTGAATGGAAAAATGATTCGAGTAATGTGGTCTGTTCGAGCACCTGATGCTAGGAGAAATGGGGTTGGAAATGTCTTTGTTAAG AATTTGCCTGAGTCAGTCACCAATGCGGTTCTGCAAGATATGTTCAAGAAATTTGGGAACATTGTTTCCTGTAAGGTTGCAACTCTTGAAGATGGAAAGAGTCGGGGATATGGTTTTGTTCAATTTGAGCAAGAAGACGCTGCACATGCTGCTATTCAGACCTTGAATAGTACCATTGTTGCTGACAAGGAGAT CTATGTTGGAAAATTCATGAAAAAGACTGATCGAGTGAAACCTGAGGAAAAGTACACGAACTTGTACATGAAGAATCTCGATGCAGATGTCAGTGAGGATCTTTTAAGGGAAAAGTTTGCAGAGTTTGGGAAAATTGTTAGCCTAGCAATTGCAAAAGATGAGAACCGATTATGTAGAGGATATGCATTTGTCAACTTTGACAACCCAGAGGATGCAAGACGGGCAGCTGAAACAGTGAATGGAACAAAATTTG GTTCGAAGTGTCTATATGTAGGAAGGGCGCAAAAGAAAGCAGAACGGGAGCAACTGCTAAGGGAACAATTTAAAGAGAAACATGAAGAACAGAAGATGATAGCCAAG GTGTCAAACATATATGTGAAAAACGTCAATGTTGCTGTTACTGAGGAGGAGCTGAGAAAACACTTCAGTCAATGTGGCACAATCACTTCGACAAAGCTGATGTGTGATGAGAAAGGAAAAAGCAAGGGGTTTGGATTTGTGTGCTTCTCAACACCTGAAGAAGCTATTGATGCTGTGAAAACCTTTCATG GGCAAATGTTTCACGGGAAACCACTATATGTGGCTATTGCTCAAAAGAAAGAGGACAGAAAGATGCAGTTACAGGTTCAATTTGGGAACCGTGTGGAAGCTAGAAAAAGCAGCTCTTCAGCTTCTGTCAATCCAGGGACATACGCTCCACTTTACTACACAAACACTCATCCCGGGATGGTATATCAATCATACCCGCTGATGTGGAAGTCTGCTAACATGATTGGTTCATCATACCCAAACTCTGAAGCAGTCACATATCCCCCAATG GTTGCTAATGCGCCAAGTAAGAATAGGCAGAACAGAATAGGAAAGTTGGATAGGAATGCTGTTTCGTATGTGCCAAATGTGTATCAGTCTACTCAAATGCTTCCTTTGTCAAGAGATTTTTCGAAGCAGCAG CATAGCAGAACCTATGGTCGTGggaaagaaatgaagaaatcaaTCCAACAGAGACAGTCTGAAACAGTTGGGATGGAGATGCAATTGCTCGGAGAGTTGCTACACCCTCTTGTCGAGAAACTGGAG CCCCAGCTTGCAAACAAAATCACAGGGATGCTTCTGGAAATGGACAAGTCGGAATTGCTTCTTTTGCTGAAATCACCAGAAGACTTGGCTGTTAGAGTTGATGAAGCGTTTGAAGTTCTGAAATCATCCAAGACAAATCTGACCGCTCCAAACACTCATCGTTCTGATTACTTGGCGTCTGGCATTGCTGGCGTTTCGATTAAGTGA
- a CDS encoding Eukaryotic aspartyl protease family protein: MSHLHTHSVIGVLMEFIIFSFVICSCILFLGRLYFTKVKLGSPPTEFNVQIDTGSDILWVTCSSCSNCPHSSGLGIDLHFFDAPGSLTAGSVTCSDPICSSVFQTTAAQCSENNQCGYSFRYGDGSGTSGYYMTDTFYFDAILGESLVANSSAPIVFGCSTYQSGDLTKSDKAVDGIFGFGKGKLSVVSQLSSRGITPPVFSHCLKGDGSGGGVFVLGEILVPGMVYSPLVPSQPHYNLNLLSIGVNGQMLPLDAAVFEASNTRGTIVDTGTTLTYLVKEAYDLFLNAISNSVSQLVTPIISNGEQCYLVSTSISDMFPSVSLNFAGGASMMLRPQDYLFHYGIYDGASMWCIGFQKAPEEQTILGDLVLKDKVFVYDLARQRIGWASYDCSMSVNVSITSGKDIVNSGQPCLNISTRDILIRLFFSILFGLLLCIFFSLT, from the exons ATGTCACATTTGCACACACACTCTGTTATTGGAGTTCTAATGGAATTtattatcttctcttttgtgaTATGTAGctgtattttgtttcttggtaGGCTTTATTTCACAAAGGTCAAATTAGGTTCTCCTCCTACAGAGTTCAATGTTCAGATTGATACTGGAAGTGACATCTTGTGGGTTACTTGTAGTTCTTGCAGTAATTGCCCTCACTCTAGTGGACTTGGA ATCGACCTTCATTTCTTTGATGCTCCTGGTTCCTTGACTGCTGGCTCTGTTACTTGTTCAGATCCGATTTGTTCTTCAGTTTTTCAGACGACAGCTGCACAATGTTCTGAGAATAACCAGTGTGGTTACTCCTTTCGCTATGGCGATGGAAGTGGGACTTCAGGTTACTACATGACTGACACCTTCTATTTTGATGCGATTTTGGGAGAGTCTTTGGTTGCAAACTCATCTGCTCCCATTGTTTTCGG CTGTAGTACCTACCAATCTGGGGACTTGACAAAGTCAGACAAAGCAGTGGATGGAATCTTTGGTTTCGGCAAGGGAAAGTTGTCAGTTGTCTCTCAGTTGTCATCACGAGGGATTACGCCGCCAGTGTTTTCTCATTGCTTGAAAGGAGATGGTAGTGGAGGTGGTGTCTTTGTCCTTGGCGAGATATTGGTCCCAGGAATGGTTTACAGTCCTCTCGTTCCATCACA ACCTCACTATAACTTAAATCTGCTGAGCATTGGCGTGAATGGACAGATGCTGCCACTCGATGCAGCGGTGTTTGAAGCATCAAATACCCGTGGAACTATTGTTGACACAGGAACCACTTTGACATATCTGGTGAAAGAGGCTTATGATCTTTTTCTCAATGCT ATATCAAACAGCGTGTCACAGTTGGTAACACCAATAATTTCTAATGGAGAGCAGTGCTATTTGGTCTCGACTAG CATAAGTGACATGTTTCCTTCAGTTAGTCTCAACTTTGCTGGTGGTGCATCAATGATGTTAAGACCTCAGGACTACTTATTTCATTACGGTATCTAT GATGGTGCGTCCATGTGGTGCATTGGTTTTCAGAAAGCTCCGGAAGAACAAACCATTTTAGGAG ATCTTGTGCTTAAAGATAAAGTCTTTGTATATGATCTTGCTCGACAACGGATTGGATGGGCAAGCTATGATT GTTCAATGTCTGTGAATGTATCGATAACTTCAGGAAAGGATATTGTAAACTCAGGGCAGCCATGTTTGAACATCTCAACAAGAGACATACTCATACGATTATTCTTTAGCATCTTATTTGGTTTActtctttgtatcttcttctccttgacGTAA
- a CDS encoding Eukaryotic aspartyl protease family protein (Eukaryotic aspartyl protease family protein; FUNCTIONS IN: aspartic-type endopeptidase activity; INVOLVED IN: proteolysis; LOCATED IN: endomembrane system; EXPRESSED IN: 22 plant structures; EXPRESSED DURING: 13 growth stages; CONTAINS InterPro DOMAIN/s: Peptidase aspartic (InterPro:IPR021109), Peptidase aspartic, catalytic (InterPro:IPR009007), Peptidase A1 (InterPro:IPR001461), Twin-arginine translocation pathway, signal sequence (InterPro:IPR006311); BEST Arabidopsis thaliana protein match is: Eukaryotic aspartyl protease family protein (TAIR:AT5G22850.1); Has 35333 Blast hits to 34131 proteins in 2444 species: Archae - 798; Bacteria - 22429; Metazoa - 974; Fungi - 991; Plants - 531; Viruses - 0; Other Eukaryotes - 9610 (source: NCBI BLink).) has translation MRTLRSLMLAAALAVALAVTGFAASPLPSAYAKYAAGPTKILPLQRAFPLDELVELSELRARDRVRHARILLGGGRQSSVGGVVDFPVQGSSDPYLVGSKMTMLYFTKVKLGSPPTEFNVQIDTGSDILWVTCSSCSNCPHSSGLGIDLHFFDAPGSLTAGSVTCSDPICSSVFQTTAAQCSENNQCGYSFRYGDGSGTSGYYMTDTFYFDAILGESLVANSSAPIVFGCSTYQSGDLTKSDKAVDGIFGFGKGKLSVVSQLSSRGITPPVFSHCLKGDGSGGGVFVLGEILVPGMVYSPLVPSQPHYNLNLLSIGVNGQMLPLDAAVFEASNTRGTIVDTGTTLTYLVKEAYDLFLNAISNSVSQLVTPIISNGEQCYLVSTSISDMFPSVSLNFAGGASMMLRPQDYLFHYGIYDGASMWCIGFQKAPEEQTILGDLVLKDKVFVYDLARQRIGWASYDCSMSVNVSITSGKDIVNSGQPCLNISTRDILIRLFFSILFGLLLCIFFSLT, from the exons ATGCGTACCCTTCGTTCCCTAATGTTGGCGGCGGCTCTAGCAGTGGCTTTGGCCGTGACTGGTTTTGCAGCATCGCCGTTACCTTCGGCCTATGCGAAATACGCAGCTGGTCCGACCAAGATTCTTCCTTTACAAAGGGCTTTTCCTCTAGACGAGCTAGTGGAGCTGAGTGAACTTAGAGCGCGTGATCGTGTCAGACACGCGCGAATCTTACTCGGCGGTGGTCGTCAGAGCTCTGTTGGCGGCGTCGTCGACTTCCCAGTTCAAGGCTCTTCCGATCCTTACCTCGTCGg CTCCAAGATGACTAT GCTTTATTTCACAAAGGTCAAATTAGGTTCTCCTCCTACAGAGTTCAATGTTCAGATTGATACTGGAAGTGACATCTTGTGGGTTACTTGTAGTTCTTGCAGTAATTGCCCTCACTCTAGTGGACTTGGA ATCGACCTTCATTTCTTTGATGCTCCTGGTTCCTTGACTGCTGGCTCTGTTACTTGTTCAGATCCGATTTGTTCTTCAGTTTTTCAGACGACAGCTGCACAATGTTCTGAGAATAACCAGTGTGGTTACTCCTTTCGCTATGGCGATGGAAGTGGGACTTCAGGTTACTACATGACTGACACCTTCTATTTTGATGCGATTTTGGGAGAGTCTTTGGTTGCAAACTCATCTGCTCCCATTGTTTTCGG CTGTAGTACCTACCAATCTGGGGACTTGACAAAGTCAGACAAAGCAGTGGATGGAATCTTTGGTTTCGGCAAGGGAAAGTTGTCAGTTGTCTCTCAGTTGTCATCACGAGGGATTACGCCGCCAGTGTTTTCTCATTGCTTGAAAGGAGATGGTAGTGGAGGTGGTGTCTTTGTCCTTGGCGAGATATTGGTCCCAGGAATGGTTTACAGTCCTCTCGTTCCATCACA ACCTCACTATAACTTAAATCTGCTGAGCATTGGCGTGAATGGACAGATGCTGCCACTCGATGCAGCGGTGTTTGAAGCATCAAATACCCGTGGAACTATTGTTGACACAGGAACCACTTTGACATATCTGGTGAAAGAGGCTTATGATCTTTTTCTCAATGCT ATATCAAACAGCGTGTCACAGTTGGTAACACCAATAATTTCTAATGGAGAGCAGTGCTATTTGGTCTCGACTAG CATAAGTGACATGTTTCCTTCAGTTAGTCTCAACTTTGCTGGTGGTGCATCAATGATGTTAAGACCTCAGGACTACTTATTTCATTACGGTATCTAT GATGGTGCGTCCATGTGGTGCATTGGTTTTCAGAAAGCTCCGGAAGAACAAACCATTTTAGGAG ATCTTGTGCTTAAAGATAAAGTCTTTGTATATGATCTTGCTCGACAACGGATTGGATGGGCAAGCTATGATT GTTCAATGTCTGTGAATGTATCGATAACTTCAGGAAAGGATATTGTAAACTCAGGGCAGCCATGTTTGAACATCTCAACAAGAGACATACTCATACGATTATTCTTTAGCATCTTATTTGGTTTActtctttgtatcttcttctccttgacGTAA
- a CDS encoding Modifier of rudimentary (Mod(r)) protein (Modifier of rudimentary (Mod(r)) protein; CONTAINS InterPro DOMAIN/s: Modifier of rudimentary, Modr (InterPro:IPR009851); BEST Arabidopsis thaliana protein match is: Modifier of rudimentary (Mod(r)) protein (TAIR:AT3G53120.1); Has 35333 Blast hits to 34131 proteins in 2444 species: Archae - 798; Bacteria - 22429; Metazoa - 974; Fungi - 991; Plants - 531; Viruses - 0; Other Eukaryotes - 9610 (source: NCBI BLink).), translating into MFNFWGSKEQQQGQSRPSPEASATPWYSPSLVTSPSSSRPQTSGQIPSHVSPGEAAGIIAILKDKSVDELRKLLSDKDAYQQFLHSLDQVTIQNNIREELRKETLHLARENLEKEPQIVELRNQCRIIRTSELATAQEKLNELENQREEILKFYSPGSLLHRLQDAMNQVDEESEELQQKFMEKDIDTAAFVQKYKKLRSKYHRRALIHLAAKTSSIG; encoded by the exons ATGTTCAATTTCTG GGGATCAAAAGAACAGCAACAAGGACAATCTCGTCCTTCTCCAGAAGCTTCTGCAACACCGTGGTATTCGCCGTCTCTTGTCACCTCTCCTAGCTCATCCCGGCCTCAAACCTCAGGGCAGATTCCATCACATGTTTCACCAGGTGAAGCCGCCGGCATTATTGCCattttaaaagacaaaag TGTGGATGAGCTTAGGAAGCTTCTCTCTGACAAGGATGCGTATCAACAGTTTCTGCACTCGCTTGACCAGGTCACTATTCAAAACAAT ATCAGAGAAGAGCTTCGCAAAGAAACGTTACATCTAGCTA GAGAAAACTTGGAGAAGGAACCACAGATAGTGGAGCTCAGAAACCAA tgCAGAATAATCCGTACATCCGAGCTTGCGACTGCTCAAGAGAAGCTCAATGAGCTTgagaatcaaagagaagagatccTCAAATTCTACTCTCCAGGTTCTCTTCTTCATAGACTTCAAG ATGCTATGAACCAGGTGGATGAAGAATCAGAGGAGCTGCAACAGAAGTTTATGGAGAAGGATATTGACACAGCTGCATTTGTGCAGAAATACAAAAAGCTAAGAAGCAAGTATCATCGACGGGCTTTGATTCATCTCGCTGCTAAAACTTCATCTATTGGCTGA
- a CDS encoding Modifier of rudimentary (Mod(r)) protein (Modifier of rudimentary (Mod(r)) protein; CONTAINS InterPro DOMAIN/s: Modifier of rudimentary, Modr (InterPro:IPR009851); BEST Arabidopsis thaliana protein match is: Modifier of rudimentary (Mod(r)) protein (TAIR:AT3G53120.1); Has 35333 Blast hits to 34131 proteins in 2444 species: Archae - 798; Bacteria - 22429; Metazoa - 974; Fungi - 991; Plants - 531; Viruses - 0; Other Eukaryotes - 9610 (source: NCBI BLink).), giving the protein MFNFWGSKEQQQGQSRPSPEASATPWYSPSLVTSPSSSRPQTSGQIPSHVSPGEAAGIIAILKDKSVDELRKLLSDKDAYQQFLHSLDQVTIQNNIREELRKETLHLARENLEKEPQIVELRNQVNNIIQSLSELIKYMKLLSICIIFLKTVQNNPYIRACDCSREAQ; this is encoded by the exons ATGTTCAATTTCTG GGGATCAAAAGAACAGCAACAAGGACAATCTCGTCCTTCTCCAGAAGCTTCTGCAACACCGTGGTATTCGCCGTCTCTTGTCACCTCTCCTAGCTCATCCCGGCCTCAAACCTCAGGGCAGATTCCATCACATGTTTCACCAGGTGAAGCCGCCGGCATTATTGCCattttaaaagacaaaag TGTGGATGAGCTTAGGAAGCTTCTCTCTGACAAGGATGCGTATCAACAGTTTCTGCACTCGCTTGACCAGGTCACTATTCAAAACAAT ATCAGAGAAGAGCTTCGCAAAGAAACGTTACATCTAGCTA GAGAAAACTTGGAGAAGGAACCACAGATAGTGGAGCTCAGAAACCAAGTGAATAATATCATTCAATCTCTGAGTGAGTTAATTAAGTATATGAAACTTCTCTCCATTTgtataatctttttaaaaacagtgCAGAATAATCCGTACATCCGAGCTTGCGACTGCTCAAGAGAAGCTCAATGA
- a CDS encoding Eukaryotic aspartyl protease family protein (Eukaryotic aspartyl protease family protein; FUNCTIONS IN: aspartic-type endopeptidase activity; INVOLVED IN: proteolysis; LOCATED IN: endomembrane system; EXPRESSED IN: 22 plant structures; EXPRESSED DURING: 13 growth stages; CONTAINS InterPro DOMAIN/s: Peptidase aspartic (InterPro:IPR021109), Peptidase aspartic, catalytic (InterPro:IPR009007), Peptidase A1 (InterPro:IPR001461), Twin-arginine translocation pathway, signal sequence (InterPro:IPR006311); BEST Arabidopsis thaliana protein match is: Eukaryotic aspartyl protease family protein (TAIR:AT5G22850.1); Has 35333 Blast hits to 34131 proteins in 2444 species: Archae - 798; Bacteria - 22429; Metazoa - 974; Fungi - 991; Plants - 531; Viruses - 0; Other Eukaryotes - 9610 (source: NCBI BLink).), which translates to MRTLRSLMLAAALAVALAVTGFAASPLPSAYAKYAAGPTKILPLQRAFPLDELVELSELRARDRVRHARILLGGGRQSSVGGVVDFPVQGSSDPYLVGLYFTKVKLGSPPTEFNVQIDTGSDILWVTCSSCSNCPHSSGLGIDLHFFDAPGSLTAGSVTCSDPICSSVFQTTAAQCSENNQCGYSFRYGDGSGTSGYYMTDTFYFDAILGESLVANSSAPIVFGCSTYQSGDLTKSDKAVDGIFGFGKGKLSVVSQLSSRGITPPVFSHCLKGDGSGGGVFVLGEILVPGMVYSPLVPSQPHYNLNLLSIGVNGQMLPLDAAVFEASNTRGTIVDTGTTLTYLVKEAYDLFLNAISNSVSQLVTPIISNGEQCYLVSTSISDMFPSVSLNFAGGASMMLRPQDYLFHYGIYDGASMWCIGFQKAPEEQTILGDLVLKDKVFVYDLARQRIGWASYDCSMSVNVSITSGKDIVNSGQPCLNISTRDILIRLFFSILFGLLLCIFFSLT; encoded by the exons ATGCGTACCCTTCGTTCCCTAATGTTGGCGGCGGCTCTAGCAGTGGCTTTGGCCGTGACTGGTTTTGCAGCATCGCCGTTACCTTCGGCCTATGCGAAATACGCAGCTGGTCCGACCAAGATTCTTCCTTTACAAAGGGCTTTTCCTCTAGACGAGCTAGTGGAGCTGAGTGAACTTAGAGCGCGTGATCGTGTCAGACACGCGCGAATCTTACTCGGCGGTGGTCGTCAGAGCTCTGTTGGCGGCGTCGTCGACTTCCCAGTTCAAGGCTCTTCCGATCCTTACCTCGTCGg GCTTTATTTCACAAAGGTCAAATTAGGTTCTCCTCCTACAGAGTTCAATGTTCAGATTGATACTGGAAGTGACATCTTGTGGGTTACTTGTAGTTCTTGCAGTAATTGCCCTCACTCTAGTGGACTTGGA ATCGACCTTCATTTCTTTGATGCTCCTGGTTCCTTGACTGCTGGCTCTGTTACTTGTTCAGATCCGATTTGTTCTTCAGTTTTTCAGACGACAGCTGCACAATGTTCTGAGAATAACCAGTGTGGTTACTCCTTTCGCTATGGCGATGGAAGTGGGACTTCAGGTTACTACATGACTGACACCTTCTATTTTGATGCGATTTTGGGAGAGTCTTTGGTTGCAAACTCATCTGCTCCCATTGTTTTCGG CTGTAGTACCTACCAATCTGGGGACTTGACAAAGTCAGACAAAGCAGTGGATGGAATCTTTGGTTTCGGCAAGGGAAAGTTGTCAGTTGTCTCTCAGTTGTCATCACGAGGGATTACGCCGCCAGTGTTTTCTCATTGCTTGAAAGGAGATGGTAGTGGAGGTGGTGTCTTTGTCCTTGGCGAGATATTGGTCCCAGGAATGGTTTACAGTCCTCTCGTTCCATCACA ACCTCACTATAACTTAAATCTGCTGAGCATTGGCGTGAATGGACAGATGCTGCCACTCGATGCAGCGGTGTTTGAAGCATCAAATACCCGTGGAACTATTGTTGACACAGGAACCACTTTGACATATCTGGTGAAAGAGGCTTATGATCTTTTTCTCAATGCT ATATCAAACAGCGTGTCACAGTTGGTAACACCAATAATTTCTAATGGAGAGCAGTGCTATTTGGTCTCGACTAG CATAAGTGACATGTTTCCTTCAGTTAGTCTCAACTTTGCTGGTGGTGCATCAATGATGTTAAGACCTCAGGACTACTTATTTCATTACGGTATCTAT GATGGTGCGTCCATGTGGTGCATTGGTTTTCAGAAAGCTCCGGAAGAACAAACCATTTTAGGAG ATCTTGTGCTTAAAGATAAAGTCTTTGTATATGATCTTGCTCGACAACGGATTGGATGGGCAAGCTATGATT GTTCAATGTCTGTGAATGTATCGATAACTTCAGGAAAGGATATTGTAAACTCAGGGCAGCCATGTTTGAACATCTCAACAAGAGACATACTCATACGATTATTCTTTAGCATCTTATTTGGTTTActtctttgtatcttcttctccttgacGTAA